Below is a window of Shewanella khirikhana DNA.
AAAATCATCAGTAGACCACCACTTCATCAACGGCGCCGAAATGGGCGCGGACAGCATCGGAGCTGAGCACTTCAACATCCAGGGGCAGGGTGTCTGGCTCGATGCCAAATTGCTCAAGGCTATGCTGACACACATACAGATTTTCGATGTCGTAAAATTCCAGCGCCCCAAAGGTCGCGATATAGTCACGACAGCCAATGGATTCAGGCTGTTGATTTGAAACCAGGTGCAACACGCCTTCATCGGCAAACAGCAAACTGGTTTGCAAATCGTAACTGGCGGCCAGCATGGCAAAATCCAATGCTTCACGGCCTGTGGCC
It encodes the following:
- the tusC gene encoding sulfurtransferase complex subunit TusC — protein: MKKLCVVFSKAPHGTATGREALDFAMLAASYDLQTSLLFADEGVLHLVSNQQPESIGCRDYIATFGALEFYDIENLYVCQHSLEQFGIEPDTLPLDVEVLSSDAVRAHFGAVDEVVVY